The Gemmatimonas aurantiaca sequence CCCGTATTGCCTGTTCCCGCCGTCGCCATGACACAACCCGATACGCGCCCGTCAATCTCGCCAATCCGGTTCGAGCCCTATCAACTCGTCACGCGAGCGCACGGCACCATCGACGCGGAACTGGGTGTTCTCGAAGTGCCGCGTCGACACGATCAACCGGACGGACCGACGCAGACGTTGCGCATGGTGCGGTTACGCGCCGTGCATCCGACTGCGGGCGCTGCGCCCGTGATCTATCTGGCTGGCGGCCCGGGCGGATCGGGAATCGATGCGGCGCGTGGCGGTCGCTGGCCGGTGTTCGATGCGGTGCGTCAGCATGTCGATGTCATCCTGCTCGATCAACGCGGAACAGGTCGTTCCGATCCACCACCGGCATGTCCACGACCGGGCGTCGCACCCCTGCGCAACGACTCGGTGATGACCGAGGCCCACTATCTCGATGCCGTACGCCGCGAGACCATGCGCTGCGTGACCTGGTGGCGCAGCCAGGGTGTCGATCTGGGTGCATACACCACCCTGGAGAGTGCACGCGATCTCGACATGATCCGGCGCGCGCTCGGTGTGCCGCGCGTGAATCTCTGGGGCATGAGCTACGGGACACATCTCGCGCTGGCCACGCTTCGTCGGTTTCCCCGCGCCATCCAGCGTGTGGTGCTGATGGGAACGGAGGGGCCGGATCACACCCTCAAGGATCCGCGTGATGCGGATCTCCTGCTGCGTCGACTTGCCGAGTGGACGGCGCGTGATACCATCGCCCGCACACTGACCCCCGATCTCGAGCAGGCGCTGCGCGATGCGTTGCGATCGCTGGAGGCGCGTCCGCTCCCGGCCATGGTGCCAGGCCCGCCCGGCGTCGGTGGACCGATGATGATCGGCGCGTTCGATCTGCAACTCGTCGTGGCGGTGGCGCTCGGACGTACGCAGACGGCCTCGCTCGTTCCCGTCATGCTGGCCATGGTGCAGCAAGGTGATGCGTCGCTGGTGGCGCAGTTGATCGGCGGTCTGCGGGAGGGTCTGCTGCGGCCCGCTGCCATGTCGTTGGCGATGGATCTGGCGAGCGGCGCCACACCGGCCCGTCGCACGTTGGTGATGAAGGGCGAACAACAGAGTGTTCTCGGACGTGCGCTCAATTTTCCGTGGATGGCCCTGAATGCCGCCGAGTACGGTGTGCCCGATCTCGGCGATGCGTTCCGGGCGCCGGTCCGATCGGATGTCCCCACGCTCTTCGTGAGCGGCACGATGGATGGACGCACACCACCCGCCAATGCCGACGAGGTGCGTCGCGGATTTCCACATTCGTTCACGCTGTTGCTCGACGGAGCGGGACACGATGACGATCTGTGGCTGGCTTCCCCCCGGATCGCGCCGGTCCTGAGTCGATTTTTCAGCGGTGATCGTATCAGCTCGGAGACCATCGTGACGCCACTGCTGCGGATTCCCGCCCCACCGGGGAGTGCGCGCGACTGACCATGGGTGACCATGAGCCGCACGCGCGCTCCGGTACTATTTGAGCGTCCGCACCATCCAATCGGCCAGCGTCCCCAGGACTTCCCGGCGTACCCGCGTGTTCGGCAGCAACGCATACCCGTTCAATGCTCCGGTGGCGTCGGCGAGCATGAGGTGATTCGTGGCCGGAAAGTGGTGCAGCGACACCTGACGATTGCCCGCCGTGCGCAAGGTGGCGGCGATGGTGTCCGCCTGCTCCTTCGTGATCTGCAGATCGGTGTCTCCCTGCAGCACGAGCACCGGCTGCTTCACCTGCCGCAACACGACACGCGGATCGGTGCGCATGAAATAGCCGAACCACGTATTGGCACGCTCGAGTGAATCCAGCCCCGGCGGCACTTTGCGACGCAGCGAATCGCGCTGGCTTTCGGTGACATCGGAGAGTTCCCGGATGACCGTCTCGTTCTGCTGGACGAGAATGCGGCGGCCATCGTACGCCGGCCCGGCGAGCAGGGCGATCGCGCGCACCGAGGGCTCACGCACGGCCA is a genomic window containing:
- a CDS encoding alpha/beta fold hydrolase; its protein translation is MSIRCRSAECWCRWPIDRAIVWVVVAVWGMHILPTFPISAIGFILAMVVTGLPVLPVPAVAMTQPDTRPSISPIRFEPYQLVTRAHGTIDAELGVLEVPRRHDQPDGPTQTLRMVRLRAVHPTAGAAPVIYLAGGPGGSGIDAARGGRWPVFDAVRQHVDVILLDQRGTGRSDPPPACPRPGVAPLRNDSVMTEAHYLDAVRRETMRCVTWWRSQGVDLGAYTTLESARDLDMIRRALGVPRVNLWGMSYGTHLALATLRRFPRAIQRVVLMGTEGPDHTLKDPRDADLLLRRLAEWTARDTIARTLTPDLEQALRDALRSLEARPLPAMVPGPPGVGGPMMIGAFDLQLVVAVALGRTQTASLVPVMLAMVQQGDASLVAQLIGGLREGLLRPAAMSLAMDLASGATPARRTLVMKGEQQSVLGRALNFPWMALNAAEYGVPDLGDAFRAPVRSDVPTLFVSGTMDGRTPPANADEVRRGFPHSFTLLLDGAGHDDDLWLASPRIAPVLSRFFSGDRISSETIVTPLLRIPAPPGSARD